The nucleotide sequence TCCTGGATAGTTACATTCGGTGAATGGTTATGCTTGTGGTGTTCATCGTGCATATGATTATGTTCATGCGATAATCTGTGATCTAAGCAAGTCAAGTTTTGCGGCTTAACCGCCAAATACGTAGTTACTAACAATACAGAATCGATTAAACTACTATAGAAAAATTATGGGTTGGGAAATGGCTTCCTATCCATCCGGCAAGTGGATAAGCGATCGCCCACCATAGATGACTCCAAGCAAAGTAAGCGCCATACACTCGCCCTTGAACCTCAACGGCAACCCGATCGACAATTAAAGTTTGGGTTAAGACATTCACCAAGGTTTGTCCAACTCCTGCGATCGCCCACAGCAGCAATAACCCACTCAGGTTCACCAGATTGGCAGGTAGCAAAACCATCGTAATCAGAACTGTCCCAACATTCGTTATCAAAACGGGGCTGATTCTCTGGTGGAAGTTACCTTACCTCTGTGGTGAAAAATTCCTGCCGCAATTCAGTGGATTAATGTCTATCGAATCTATCGCTGCATTCCATCGATTATCAATCAGGAACTGGCTTTCAGGTTGAGGAATTTCTGAATACTTTCTGCTGCAATTTCATACTCCTTTGAAGTAGCTGAACTAACAGGTAGTCTAACTTTCTCTCCTGATTGCAGCTCCAGTTGCAATGTGTACATTCGATCACCATCCATTCCTTCTGTTTCGACAGCCCCGGTTTGACTAATTTGATGCAACATCCATTCCCGAACAATTTGCGTTTTGCCCGATGGAGTTTTTTCTATAATCTGAAATTTGCCTGAATTCTTATCGAACAACCAGAGCAATTTTGTTCTTAAAGCTTTGCTAAAATTTAACCCAATGTGGAGCAAGCCAATCCCAATCAAGAGTAAGCTCCCTCCCCACAGATAACCAGTCCATCGATCATCTTTTCTTAGTTTCAGTACCTTCAATTCAGAATACTGAACAAAATCATTAATTTGGGAAGCCAATTGTTTCAATTCTAATTCGTTTGAGCCATAATTAGTGAATGAAAGCTTCTCAGTGGGAGTCCGTAGTAGAAGTCGATAACTCTCTCCGTCACCGTCATTCATCCTTTCAATTTCTGCTCCCCTCAGTTGAATTGGTATAGTTTTTTTCTGAAATACAGTAGATGAGATGAATTCACAGGAAATTTGAGAGGAGTTAAATCGTCTACATTCAAGAGTTATCTGCTCCGAGAATAAAATAAACGCCAATCCCATTGCAAGCAAAGGGATTGTCATGTACATTGTTGCGAACACACAGCCAGTTCCAAATATAGCAAAACTGGGGTGGCTTGAATCAATAACCAGGGATTCAGGTGTTTGCTGAATTTTCATATAATCATCCTGTTTTCTAAGTACCTCTGTTCTACTAAGTACCTCTGTTCTACATGGATCTGCTGATTCCGGGTATGAATTAAGGGTTGCATGAATTGAAGACTTTCAATTCATACGGCTATTCAGCAACACCTCCGTTCTATATAGCAGTCCTAAATCAGTTGTGAGAGTGAGAGGCTTTGTGAAAAAGGATTCCTGGGGAACCCTTTCTCACAATCCAGATAGGATCGCTATATTTCCTTTATCAGCCACAGGAATGAAGTGATGAATCTTGAAGAGCATTCAATTTTTATAAATATGGCTACAGTGCTAACCTGCATTATTCATGACTTTTCTGAAAAATGCTTAGATTCTTTACCTGGAGAAGCTTTGAGCGATTGCTTATGTTCGACAGGGTGTTTTTGAAGGCGGTTCTCGTTCCCATGCTCTGCGTGGGAATGCATTCTGGAGGCTCCGCCTCCCGTATAAGCGGCAGAGCCGTATTAAAGCCTATCCGAAAAGCCCCAATGGACAACACTCAAATCCAGACCGAGGAAGGTTTCGGATAGGCGTTTAGAGTGATGTCCAGGCAGAGCCTGACCACCAGGGCTATCCTTCTGATGAATTATTCAGGCTAAGTGTTTAAATTTCGGTTGGAGATGAATTCGGATCAATCCGACTTCTACTAACCTCCCTAAAGAATTTCGAGCTGGTGCAGCTTTTTGTAAAGGTCACCTTCCTGGTTTGAAAGAACGCAGGATCGAAAGGAAGTAATCAGCCCTCTCGCGTCAGGCGATCGATCGCAACGATGACGACGGTAATGTTATCCCGTCCACCCCGGTCTTTGGCAGCGTTAATCAGGGCAGTGGCGGCTTTGTCACAGGCACGAATGGATTTGAGATGGGAGGCAATGAGCTGGTCAGAAAGTTCTTCAGTCAAGCCATCGCTACAGAGCAAGAGGCGATCGCCCGGTTGTACATGGAAGGGTTGAATCGAAATCTCTTGCAAATCCTCTCGTCCCAGACATTGTGCCAGCACATGCCTGAGCGGGTGAACTCGTGCCTGGTCAGGAGTGATTTCCCCATATTTCATCAATCGGGCAACCAGGGTGTGATCTTCTGTAATTTGCTCCAACCTGGAACCACGCAGCCGGTAGAGACGGGAATCGCCCACATGGGCGCACCAGGGTTGTTCCTCCCGAAAAATTGCCACGACGGCAGTTGTCCCCATATCAGCCCGTTCCGGGTGGTAATACTGGTCTTGCAAAATTGCCTGGTTCGCCATGAGGAATGCTTCCTCTAATAACCTCTCGGAAGATTTTACAGAATACCATTGGTTGTGCAGAAAGGTTTGGATTGCCTGGGTCGCAATTCGACTGGCTTCTTGCCCACCGGCATGCCCCCCCATCCCGTCCGCCACGATAAAGAAGCGCCCATCCGGGTCAATATAATAGGCGTCCTGATTCACAGAACGCAAAAGCCCTACATCTGTTTGTCCCGTAAAAAAAAGCTTCATCGGTGGCTGCCCTTTGTTTGGCATGTGAGCCAGGCTACCATTAGTGTACTGTGTATATCGGTAAGATTACGGAGTACGGTCTGAACGTTCAAGACGAATCATAAGACGAATCAGCACGATCGCAAAACCAATGGCTGCGATCGCCGGTACTAAAGCCAGCCAACCATGCCCTGTTGCCAGGATGATCGTTGCTGACAGGGTGAACGTACAAACCAGCAGGGTATAGTTAGTCCCCATATTAACGCCATTCATGCGGCGTAATATCCGGTCCGTTTCAATTGAGCGGACCCGTACTCGCAGATCACCTCGTTCCAGTTTATCAAGGGTTTCCTCGATCCGGCGTGGTAACCCCAGAGCCGTGCTACTGACCTGGGCGGCCTGACGACTCAGTTCACCCAGAAGATTACCGGCTTCTGATGAAGGATTTCCATTCGTCATAAGTCGCATTGCAAACGGCTTTGCAACCTCCATAAAGTTAAACTCAGGGTCTAACCCCTTCCCGACTCCTTCCAGTGTAGAAAATGCGCGCATCACGAAGGTGAACGTCGCTGGAAACCGGAACGGCTGACCATAGGCAATTTCGTACAGATCATCGCTGATCTCACTCACCGATTGAGATTCAAACGGCTTGTCCATAAAATTATCCAGCATGAACTGGACAGAACGGCGCACCGGTCCCATATCGTCTGTCGATGCCAGCGCACCCAGTTCAATCAAAGCAGCCACGACGCGATCGCCATCCTTCTGGGCAATGCCAAAAAACAGATCCATCAGTTTTTCGCGGGTCACTGGTTTGACCTGACCCATCATGCCAAAGTCATAGAAAATCAGCGACCCATCTGGGCTGACGGCAATATTGCCGGGATGCGGGTCGGCATGGAAGAACCCATCATTCAGGAGTTGTTGCAGATAAGCTCTGGCACCCATACGGGCCAGGGCTTTGCGATCTAGCCCGGCTGCTTCCAGTGCTTCGTAGTGGCTGATCTTGATGCCTGGGAGATATTCTAACGTCAGGACTCTGGGAGAGGCATAGCGCCAGTAGACCCTGGGTACATTGACCCAGTCTTCGTTGCGAAAATTCCGCCGGAAGGTGTCGGCATTACGTCCTTCATTGAGGTAGTCCACCTCCTGATAGAGAATGCGGCAGCACTCGTCATAGATCCCTAACCAGTCTCGCCCCCTGCCCCAGTCAGGATGATTCTGAAAATAGCGAGCAATCCCTTTCAAAATGGCTAAGTCAATCGCAAACAGCTTTAACAAACCAGGGCGCTGAACTTTGACCACAACCTCTTCACCCGAATGAAGCTGTGCCCGATGCACCTGTCCCAGGCTGGCAGCGGCGATAGGAATGGGATCAAAGTTGCGATAAAGGGTTTGAATGGGTTTTCCCATTTCCTCTTCGACGATCGCCTTCACCTGCTCATAGTCAAAAGCCGGTACCTTATCCTGAAGTTTTGAGAGTTCTTCGACATATTCCGTGGGAAACAGATCGGCACGGGTCGAGAACAACTGCCCGACTTTAATGAAGGTCGGCCCCAGATCAAGGAAAGTTTCCCGTATCCAAACCGCGATCGCCCGCCGCCGTTTTGCCTGCTTTTCCTCCGTGATGCCGCCGGGATAGCTCCAGGGCTTCTGGTAAAGCCAGAGGGCAAACAAAAATGCCCAGACAAATCCCCAGATATCCAGAAATCGGCGTTGACGCGAGTAATTGCTGCGGTTCCAGCGATAAGCCTTGCCCCCATAGGATTTCGCTTTAGAACGATACTCAGTGCTGGCAGGCTCTTCTGGCGTTACCCAGCGATTAGATTGTAAGGTCTGCTCATAGTGGTGAGACACCGCTTCCTCTGAGAAGTAACGATGACGGGAGGCTTCCTTGACCAAGTTTTCCGCTTCGTCCCCAGGGGCGAAACTGTCTGGAGTCTCAAACACTAAGGTTAAAGAATCTGCCTCCCCGTTGTTGGGCAGGTTGTTGTCCCAGGGTTCATCCTCTGCATCAACACCTGAGCCAGAAGGCACATCTGTGCGCTCTAATGGCTCTACCGATTGACTGGGGGGGTCAGAGTCGCGAGAAAAAACAGACACTCGATTTCCTAAACTGGTGTTTTAACAAAAGAATGGACTTGCCTGGTAGTCAGGCGGTTTGATTGCTGCGGTAGCGCTTCAACTCGGAGCGCAGTTGGGCAATTTCTGCCCGTAAATCATCGATCATGGCTTGCAAATCTGCCGATTCGCGATCGCTCTGGACGGTTGTGCCTGCGTTACGCCCACGCATGGCTTCTTCCTCTGCCCGGCTGGCTCGAGCAATGACGTCTGCTGTAAACTGGTGCAGGTTCTCTCGCAACTCTGCATCAAGCTTTCCAAGCTCACTGAGCGTATTTGTTAATGCTTTTTCTGCCTGCTCATACAGCGCTTCGGATAGCGCTCTGCCCACAAAGAAGGCATGAACCAGAGGATTACTCATTGAAACATTGCTACACACTTCGCCCAAATTATAACGCGCCTGAGTAGAAGAAGGGGGGCAGATTTGGGGAAGAGGGATATCTCAGTTCAAGGGAGGTGAAGGTTCTGGAGCAACAGAAGGAGGCAGTCCGGGTGCGGATTGAGTGGGGAGAGTGGGTTGAGGGACGGGTTCTGGAGCAGGGGAAGGCATGACAGAAGCGGCGGGTTCCGGGGCAGGAGAAGGTTCAACACTGGGGGCTGGCACCGGACTGGTTTCCGGTAAAGGAGAAGGAGAGGGTGCCACAGCTCTGGGTTGGGGCGGAGGTGGGGGACTTTCCTGCGAAGGAAGGACTTCGGGCAAGGTTGTCAGGGGCGTCGTAGCTGGTTCGGCAACCTGGGGCCAATTCTCAAGGGGAGGAAAGGTTTGCTTGGTATTGAAGATTTTGGGACCAATCCCACTAACAGCACTCAAACGCAGGGATAACCCCAGACCCAAACCACAGGAAGCTGCAATAATTCCGGTGACGACCATTGCATGGGGTAGACGGCTCCTGGCAGGCATTATCTGAGGGGATGAATGGGACAGTTCAGGCTGGGAGGCACGGGTGATCTGCGCCGGAGCTGGTGGTTGAGCTGCTGAGGAAGTGAGTGGCAGGGTGTTCTGGAGTTTTCCATTGGCAGTCCCTTCTTCAGCGGCAGGTGCCGCGATCGCAGACGTGGCTTCTGTACTGGTAGAAAGGTGGACCGGAGCCAGAGGGACACTCCCAGGAAGGAGCGAAAACCAGGCTGCGATTGTCTGGGGGCGTTTCTGAGGATTCAACTCCATGCCACTTAAAATAGCAGTTTCCAGTTCCAGACTCAGATTTGGTTGTAGCTTACGCGGCGAGGCGAGGGGGGACTTCAGGCGTTGATTTGCTGCCATTGGCTGACGACCGGTCACCAGAAAGTACAGCGTGGCTGCCAGGGCATAAATATCGGTTGCTGGGGTGAGTTTTGCTGGTGGCTGGTATTGCTCGATCGCGGCAAAAGCTGTATTAGATAAAGCCGTTGGAGGTTCAGAAATACCTAAGGCGGCATGGTGCAGGATTCTGTAATCGACCAGAACCACAAAATCAGTCCCCGCAGGATGAATCAGGTTTTCAGGCTTAACATCCTGATGCACCAGACCATTTCGATGCAGGGCAGTGAGCGCAGAACCCACCTGGCGAATGTATTGAACGGCCTCAGCCTCAGCCATCGGATGCCGGGGTTGAACCTGATCTGCCAGAGACTCCCCAGCGACATAGTCCATCACAGCAAAGGGAACACCAGATTCTTCAAACAGATCGACCAGTCTGACCAGCCCAGGATGCTGGCACTGGGCAAAGCGCTGTACCGATTCCAGAAAGTGCTGTCTTAAGCAGGCAAAATCGACAGGAACCTTTGGGGATGGCCTGATCGTTTTGAGAACCACAGATTGACTCAGGGATGTCTGAGTCGCCTTCAGAGTCAGCCCCAGGTCACCCTGCCCCAAACTGTTACTGAGGGCATATTTACCATTTTGCAAGGTGGTGCCAGTGGTCAGATTCATAGGGTTCTCTGTAGGTCATCTCGGATATGCTAGCGCTTCCAGGGGACAGAAGTCAGGAGTCAGGAGTGAAGGGTTGTTAGTTGTTAGAGAGGGGCGAAACAGATACTGATTGGACGCTTCGCGTGGGGGCTTCAATACCCAATAGGCGGTACCCGCCTCAGCCTGATTGGGGCTGATTGATCGGAACTGGAAAGTGTTCCTGTAAAAATACCTCTGCTTCTGAGCGGTTTTGAATTTTACTATCCAGGGTGGCAGCGGTGAGAGTGTCGAGAATTTCACGGAAGCGGGGTCCTGGTTTATAACCCAGTGCCTTGAGATCATTACCGTCCAGTGGTGGCTTAACCGTAGACCAGTGGGTGAGATATTGCCAGATTGTGTGCCGCAGCGATCGCCCGCTCCGAATGGCAATCAGAATCAGCAGCGTGGTGTCGTATCGCTGCAATAATTTCACGACTTCGCTGGGGTGCTGGCAGTGGGGCAGGGTCCGGGTCACATCCTGTTGAGCCGACTCAAATTGCTGCATCCGTTCAATGCTATCTGCCGCCAGTTGAAGATTTTCAGCCACTGGCGCACGATGTTCTGGAGCCAGATAGGTCAGTAGCACTTCCAGAAGCAGCAGCCAGACGGGGAGTACTGGATAGCGGGTATTAGGTACCGGGTAGGGAGTACCGGAGATGAGGGATGGGCTATCGGAATGCTGTCCCCCGTCTCCTGTCCCTTTTACCCCGTCCCTCCTTTCTACCCGCTTCACCCAACGTTCCACCAGACGTAGCTGCCGCCATAATTCTGGAGTCAGATCCAGCGTGGGGTGAATGCACTGGAGGGCACCCAGATCAGCCAGTTGTTGGAGGGCAGGTTTCCAGTAGCCGGACTGAAGGATGTGCTTGAGTTCTGCTTTCAGGCGGGTTTGAAGGGCAGGGGCAGAAATGCGGGATTTGGGGTCTTTGCGATCCTGAATTTGCTGGTAAATGCCACTGGCGATCGCATGTCGGATGTAGCCTTCTGTCTGAGCATCAATCTGAAATCCTAACCGGACGGCAAAGCGAACTGCCCGGTAAATTCGGGTGGGATCTTCGATAAAGCTATTAGCATGTAAAACCCGAATTTGCCTGGACTGGAGGTCAAGCAAGCCACCAAAGAAGTCGAGAATTTCTCCAGCACGCGGAGTGGTGAGGCGAATTGCCAGGGCGTTAATGGTGAAATCGCGCCGGTAGAGGTCTTGCCGGATAGAACTGGCTTCTACTTCAGGATTCGCCGCCGGGTATGGATAAAACTCGGTGCGGGCAGTGGCAATGTCTACCCAGAGGGAATCCAGGACTGGATCATTGTGCCAGAGGAGGGCAGCCGTCTGGAATTTGCCGTGAATGTCCAGACGAGCCTGGGGGTAGAAGGACTGAAGCGATCGCGCCAGTTCAACCCCGGCCTCCGCATCCGCAGACTGATGAAAGCCATCAACCACCAGATCAATGTCATCAATCATCAGGCTGGGAAGTGGGTTTGTCCCAACGCTGGCTATTCCCAACAACAAATCTCGAACAGCACCACCAACCAGATAAAGATGCCACCCCCGCTGTTCGGCATGGCGAGCTGCCGTGGTTAACACT is from Leptothermofonsia sichuanensis E412 and encodes:
- a CDS encoding serine/threonine protein kinase, yielding MNLTTGTTLQNGKYALSNSLGQGDLGLTLKATQTSLSQSVVLKTIRPSPKVPVDFACLRQHFLESVQRFAQCQHPGLVRLVDLFEESGVPFAVMDYVAGESLADQVQPRHPMAEAEAVQYIRQVGSALTALHRNGLVHQDVKPENLIHPAGTDFVVLVDYRILHHAALGISEPPTALSNTAFAAIEQYQPPAKLTPATDIYALAATLYFLVTGRQPMAANQRLKSPLASPRKLQPNLSLELETAILSGMELNPQKRPQTIAAWFSLLPGSVPLAPVHLSTSTEATSAIAAPAAEEGTANGKLQNTLPLTSSAAQPPAPAQITRASQPELSHSSPQIMPARSRLPHAMVVTGIIAASCGLGLGLSLRLSAVSGIGPKIFNTKQTFPPLENWPQVAEPATTPLTTLPEVLPSQESPPPPPQPRAVAPSPSPLPETSPVPAPSVEPSPAPEPAASVMPSPAPEPVPQPTLPTQSAPGLPPSVAPEPSPPLN
- a CDS encoding ABC1 kinase family protein produces the protein MSVFSRDSDPPSQSVEPLERTDVPSGSGVDAEDEPWDNNLPNNGEADSLTLVFETPDSFAPGDEAENLVKEASRHRYFSEEAVSHHYEQTLQSNRWVTPEEPASTEYRSKAKSYGGKAYRWNRSNYSRQRRFLDIWGFVWAFLFALWLYQKPWSYPGGITEEKQAKRRRAIAVWIRETFLDLGPTFIKVGQLFSTRADLFPTEYVEELSKLQDKVPAFDYEQVKAIVEEEMGKPIQTLYRNFDPIPIAAASLGQVHRAQLHSGEEVVVKVQRPGLLKLFAIDLAILKGIARYFQNHPDWGRGRDWLGIYDECCRILYQEVDYLNEGRNADTFRRNFRNEDWVNVPRVYWRYASPRVLTLEYLPGIKISHYEALEAAGLDRKALARMGARAYLQQLLNDGFFHADPHPGNIAVSPDGSLIFYDFGMMGQVKPVTREKLMDLFFGIAQKDGDRVVAALIELGALASTDDMGPVRRSVQFMLDNFMDKPFESQSVSEISDDLYEIAYGQPFRFPATFTFVMRAFSTLEGVGKGLDPEFNFMEVAKPFAMRLMTNGNPSSEAGNLLGELSRQAAQVSSTALGLPRRIEETLDKLERGDLRVRVRSIETDRILRRMNGVNMGTNYTLLVCTFTLSATIILATGHGWLALVPAIAAIGFAIVLIRLMIRLERSDRTP
- a CDS encoding DUF6825 family protein, coding for MSNPLVHAFFVGRALSEALYEQAEKALTNTLSELGKLDAELRENLHQFTADVIARASRAEEEAMRGRNAGTTVQSDRESADLQAMIDDLRAEIAQLRSELKRYRSNQTA
- a CDS encoding Stp1/IreP family PP2C-type Ser/Thr phosphatase; its protein translation is MKLFFTGQTDVGLLRSVNQDAYYIDPDGRFFIVADGMGGHAGGQEASRIATQAIQTFLHNQWYSVKSSERLLEEAFLMANQAILQDQYYHPERADMGTTAVVAIFREEQPWCAHVGDSRLYRLRGSRLEQITEDHTLVARLMKYGEITPDQARVHPLRHVLAQCLGREDLQEISIQPFHVQPGDRLLLCSDGLTEELSDQLIASHLKSIRACDKAATALINAAKDRGGRDNITVVIVAIDRLTREG